The Dendropsophus ebraccatus isolate aDenEbr1 chromosome 3, aDenEbr1.pat, whole genome shotgun sequence genome includes a region encoding these proteins:
- the C3H12orf43 gene encoding protein CUSTOS, producing MAAPRPSSREADSDSSSSGAEELERLREAAWEPPGSVKKTVQFTQHSTSPIVPSLRVRPNSHEHDGNELQTTPEFRTHVAKKLAAILDSCIKEIPRSNSVNQESTAAPDSEDEGFRLLTTSVPGDAGKLLPFPTLKRRVASSTSEDSEEEKQRRFREAAVSGVDILRHSALQTSAVETLDTNSNSQPKKKKKKKAKKERGLSDGTESDDQNIEQGGKTNGLLKKKKKKQRRLSEETGPDDQNMEQESKTNGLLKKKKKERGPSEETGPDDQNMELEGKINELRKRKKKKKKVSGSNDETKTDGKTIHLKPKKKSKKDQNGGSESHHRPETIKDGSKRKND from the exons atggcggcgcccagacCGAGCTCGCGGGAGGCGGACTCTGACAGCAGTAGTAGCGGTGCTGAGGAGCTGGAGCGCCTCCGAGAGGCGGCCTGGGAGCCTCCTG GTTCAGTGAAAAAAACTGTACAGTTTACACAGCATTCCACTTCTCCTATTGTTCCAAGTTTACG GGTTCGACCTAACAGCCATGAGCATGACGGAAATGAACTACAAACCACCCCTGAATTCCGCACTCATGTCGCCAAAAAGCTTGCTGCCATTCTAGACAG CTGCATCAAAGAGATTCCTAGAAGTAACAGTGTCAATCAGGAGTCTACAGCAGCGCCAgactctgaggatgaag GTTTTCGGCTTTTAACAACATCTGTTCCTGGGGATGCTGGGAAATTATTACCTTTCCCAACTTTAAAACGCAGGGTGGCATCTTCTACAAg TGAGGATAGTGAAGAGGAGAAACAGAGACGGTTTCGTGAAGCGGCTGTGTCTGGTGTAGATATTCTTAGACACAGTGCATTGCAGACATCCGCTGTGGAGACTTTGGATACAAACAGTAATAGCCAAcctaaaaagaagaagaaaaagaaggcaAAGAAAGAAAGAGGACTAAGTGATGGGACTGAATCTGATGACCAGAACATAGAGCAAGGAGGTAAAACGAATGGGTtgttaaagaagaagaagaagaaacaaagaAGACTGAGTGAGGAGACTGGACCGGATGATCAGAACATGGAGCAAGAAAGTAAAACGAATGGGTTgttgaaaaagaagaagaaagaaagaggACCGAGTGAGGAGACTGGACCGGATGACCAGAACATGGAGCTAGAAGGTAAAATAAATGAGTTGAGgaagaggaaaaagaagaaaaaaaaagtaagtggATCAAATGACGAGACAAAAACTGATGGCAAGACAATTCATCTAAAAcctaaaaaaaagtctaaaaaagaCCAGAATGGTGGATCAGAATCTCATCATAGGCCGGAAACCATAAAAGATGGGTCTAAGAGGAAAAATGATTAA